A region of Paractinoplanes abujensis DNA encodes the following proteins:
- a CDS encoding DEAD/DEAH box helicase: MTTFADASTFPSVFEPRSTDEQTPETDAAETAAVETEAVNTPAAEAETVETAAAEITADETVSDETEEPAEAPVAVPTFAELGLPAELVRVLSREGITTPFEIQAATMPDALAGRDVLGRGQTGSGKTLAFGLPLLARVAQGGRARPHHPKALILVPTRELAMQVADALMPLGRSVGVFLKTAVGGVPYDRQMDALRRGVEVMVATPGRLGDLIERGACKLDDIEITVLDEADQMADMGFLPEVTELLAKTPADAQRLLFSATLDGDVDALVKRFMHDPVTHSTAPAEASVSTMDHHLLLIPPHDKFPIAAAIANRAGKTIVFARTQMGVDRLVEQLRQVGVRAGGLHGGKTQRVRTRTLAEFKEGRTSVLVATDVAARGIHVDGISLVMHVDPPKDPKDYLHRAGRTARAGESGAVVTLVLPKQRRSTQAMMSKAGVAPAETRVRNGDEKLIEITGAREPSGVPVVDEPEPRRERGDRPRGRFGDRPQRSYGDRPRSSYGDRPRGDRPQRSYGDRPQRSFDDRPAGDRPQRSYGDRPTGDRSERGGYGDRPQRSYGDRPERGGFGGDRDRGGYAGGDRGGYSGGDRGGFGGGHSGGQGDRPRGERGFGRNGERTGGFRRDTNQRNDRREGPSGRFGTARPARSY; this comes from the coding sequence TTGACCACTTTCGCTGATGCCAGCACGTTCCCGTCCGTCTTCGAGCCCCGTTCCACCGATGAGCAGACCCCCGAGACCGACGCCGCCGAGACCGCGGCTGTCGAGACCGAGGCCGTGAACACCCCGGCCGCCGAGGCCGAAACCGTCGAGACCGCAGCCGCCGAGATCACGGCCGACGAGACTGTGTCCGACGAGACCGAGGAGCCCGCCGAGGCCCCCGTCGCCGTGCCGACCTTCGCCGAGCTGGGCCTGCCGGCCGAGCTGGTGCGCGTCCTCAGCCGTGAGGGCATCACCACGCCGTTCGAGATCCAGGCCGCGACCATGCCCGACGCGCTGGCGGGGCGGGACGTTCTGGGCCGCGGTCAGACCGGCTCCGGCAAGACCCTGGCGTTCGGTCTGCCGCTGCTGGCCCGCGTGGCCCAGGGCGGCCGGGCTCGCCCGCACCACCCCAAGGCTCTGATCCTGGTGCCCACCCGTGAGCTGGCGATGCAGGTCGCCGACGCGCTGATGCCGCTGGGCCGCTCGGTCGGCGTCTTCCTGAAGACCGCGGTCGGCGGCGTGCCGTACGACCGGCAGATGGACGCGCTGCGCCGTGGCGTCGAGGTCATGGTGGCCACCCCCGGCCGCCTCGGTGACCTGATCGAGCGGGGCGCCTGCAAGCTCGACGACATCGAGATCACGGTGCTCGACGAGGCCGACCAGATGGCCGACATGGGCTTCCTGCCCGAGGTCACCGAGCTGCTGGCCAAGACGCCGGCGGACGCGCAGCGACTGCTATTCTCGGCCACCCTCGACGGCGACGTCGACGCGCTGGTCAAGCGGTTCATGCACGACCCGGTCACGCACTCCACGGCCCCGGCCGAGGCCAGCGTGTCCACCATGGATCACCACCTGCTGCTGATCCCGCCGCACGACAAGTTCCCGATCGCCGCGGCCATTGCCAACCGGGCCGGCAAGACGATCGTCTTCGCCCGCACCCAGATGGGCGTCGACCGGCTGGTCGAGCAGCTGCGGCAGGTCGGCGTCCGGGCCGGTGGCCTGCACGGCGGCAAGACGCAGCGGGTTCGCACGCGCACGCTCGCCGAGTTCAAGGAGGGCCGCACCAGCGTCCTCGTGGCGACGGACGTGGCCGCCCGCGGCATCCACGTCGACGGCATCTCGCTGGTGATGCACGTCGACCCGCCCAAGGACCCGAAGGACTACCTGCACCGGGCCGGTCGCACCGCCCGGGCCGGCGAGTCCGGCGCGGTCGTCACGCTGGTGCTGCCCAAGCAGCGCCGCAGCACGCAGGCCATGATGTCGAAGGCCGGTGTGGCTCCCGCCGAGACGCGGGTGCGCAACGGCGACGAGAAGCTGATCGAGATCACCGGCGCCCGCGAGCCGAGCGGTGTGCCTGTGGTCGACGAGCCGGAGCCCCGCCGCGAGCGTGGCGACCGGCCGCGGGGCCGCTTCGGCGACCGCCCGCAGCGTTCGTACGGCGACCGCCCGCGCAGCTCGTACGGTGACCGCCCGCGTGGTGACCGTCCGCAGCGTTCCTACGGTGACCGTCCGCAGCGTTCGTTCGACGACCGCCCCGCCGGTGACCGTCCGCAACGTTCCTACGGCGACCGCCCGACGGGCGACCGCTCGGAGCGCGGGGGCTACGGCGACCGTCCTCAGCGTTCGTACGGTGACCGTCCCGAGCGGGGCGGCTTCGGCGGCGACCGCGATCGCGGTGGCTACGCCGGCGGCGACCGCGGTGGCTACAGCGGCGGCGACCGCGGTGGCTTCGGCGGCGGCCACAGCGGCGGCCAGGGTGACCGCCCGCGCGGCGAGCGTGGTTTCGGCCGCAACGGCGAGCGCACCGGTGGCTTCCGGCGCGACACCAACCAGCGCAACGACCGTCGTGAGGGCCCCTCGGGCCGTTTCGGCACCGCCCGCCCGGCGCGCAGCTACTGA
- a CDS encoding putative glycolipid-binding domain-containing protein, with translation MLPSSLFWQRKDTAGSEHVLADTADGLYASGTALAVDPIPYTCRYELRTGPDWATGFFDVSAEGAGWSRGVRLELAAGRWRVTTAERGDLDKVLSSAGHAGAGLPGTEDPDLLYGAFDVDLGGSPLTNTLPIRRLGLHTAAGDEIGVAHRLSVAWVLLPSLEVVQADQIYTALGAGRVRFANETFSADLSIDEDGFVVDYPGLAARAGDPGPQRAG, from the coding sequence ATGCTGCCCTCCTCGTTGTTCTGGCAACGCAAGGACACCGCCGGCTCCGAGCACGTGCTGGCCGACACGGCTGACGGTCTTTACGCCAGCGGCACGGCGCTCGCGGTCGACCCGATCCCTTACACCTGCCGCTACGAGCTGCGCACCGGTCCCGACTGGGCCACCGGCTTCTTCGACGTCTCGGCCGAGGGCGCGGGCTGGAGCCGTGGGGTGCGCCTCGAACTGGCGGCGGGCCGTTGGCGGGTCACGACGGCCGAGCGGGGCGACCTCGACAAGGTGCTCTCGTCGGCCGGTCACGCCGGCGCGGGCCTGCCCGGCACCGAGGATCCCGACCTGCTGTACGGGGCGTTCGACGTCGATCTGGGCGGTTCCCCGCTGACCAATACGCTGCCGATCCGCCGGCTCGGGCTGCACACGGCGGCCGGGGACGAGATCGGTGTCGCGCATCGGCTCAGCGTGGCCTGGGTGTTGCTGCCGAGCCTCGAGGTGGTGCAGGCCGACCAGATCTACACCGCGCTCGGCGCGGGCCGGGTGCGGTTCGCGAACGAGACGTTCAGCGCCGACCTGTCGATCGACGAGGACGGCTTCGTGGTGGACTATCCGGGCCTGGCGGCGCGGGCGGGTGACCCGGGTCCGCAGCGGGCCGGTTGA
- a CDS encoding Lrp/AsnC family transcriptional regulator, whose amino-acid sequence MDSIDLRLIDLLRDNARSSYAELARKVGLSAPAVHERVGKLEAAGTIRGYRAEVDHEALGLGVTALIGIIEDSGADTDDVLAAVRAMPEVESCYFMAGVESYQLTVRVGTIAELEQLIVRINRTPGVASTRTAIALSTKWENRPQPGIG is encoded by the coding sequence ATGGACTCCATCGACCTACGGCTGATCGACCTGCTACGGGACAACGCCCGCTCGTCGTACGCCGAACTCGCGCGCAAGGTCGGGCTCTCCGCGCCGGCCGTGCACGAGCGGGTGGGCAAACTCGAGGCGGCCGGCACCATCCGCGGCTACCGCGCCGAGGTCGACCACGAGGCGCTGGGGCTGGGTGTGACCGCGCTGATCGGCATCATCGAGGACTCGGGCGCCGACACCGACGACGTGCTGGCCGCCGTGCGGGCCATGCCCGAGGTCGAGAGCTGCTACTTCATGGCCGGTGTGGAGTCGTATCAGCTGACCGTGCGGGTCGGCACGATCGCCGAGCTGGAACAGCTCATCGTGCGCATCAACCGCACGCCCGGCGTCGCCTCCACCCGTACGGCCATCGCGCTCTCGACGAAATGGGAGAACCGCCCGCAGCCCGGCATCGGCTGA
- a CDS encoding BldC family transcriptional regulator: MDTGDRLLTPGEVAALFRVDPKTVTRWAAAGRIGSIRTPGGHRRFRESEVRALLEGDGVVEEMREDDAANRPRNAGPTNPGMGYGPPNGLR, encoded by the coding sequence GTGGACACTGGAGATCGCTTGCTCACACCAGGCGAGGTGGCCGCGCTGTTCCGCGTCGACCCGAAGACAGTCACGCGATGGGCCGCAGCCGGACGTATCGGCAGCATTCGCACGCCGGGTGGCCATCGTCGATTCCGTGAATCCGAGGTGCGCGCGTTGCTCGAGGGCGACGGCGTGGTCGAGGAGATGCGCGAGGACGACGCGGCCAACCGCCCACGCAACGCGGGTCCGACGAACCCGGGCATGGGTTACGGCCCGCCCAACGGGTTGCGCTGA
- a CDS encoding UbiX family flavin prenyltransferase: MREPWVVGVSGASGTPYAKAVLTGLLDAGEAVDLVISRAARLTILDETGATVRDAHWKDDVGAWLGRDLGDLTYWPAGDLAAGPSSGSYPARGMVVVPASTAACAGIAIGLSKDLLQRAAEVNLKERRRTVIVPRETPVTRSHLEHLIALHDAGAVVLPASPGFYGSGAQATAQQLIDFIAGKALDAMGVEHTLLTRWKGELNAQRNPLGGP; the protein is encoded by the coding sequence ATGCGTGAACCGTGGGTCGTCGGTGTCTCTGGAGCCTCGGGCACGCCCTACGCCAAGGCCGTGCTGACCGGGCTGCTGGACGCGGGCGAGGCCGTCGACCTGGTGATCTCCAGGGCGGCCCGGCTCACCATTCTCGACGAGACCGGCGCCACCGTACGGGATGCGCACTGGAAGGACGACGTCGGCGCGTGGCTGGGCCGCGACCTGGGCGACCTCACGTACTGGCCGGCGGGTGACCTGGCGGCCGGGCCGAGCAGCGGCTCGTATCCGGCCCGGGGCATGGTCGTGGTGCCGGCCAGCACAGCGGCGTGCGCGGGCATCGCCATCGGGCTGTCCAAGGATCTGCTGCAGCGCGCGGCCGAAGTGAACCTCAAAGAGCGCCGACGCACGGTCATCGTGCCGCGAGAGACGCCGGTTACTCGCAGTCACCTGGAGCACCTGATCGCCCTGCACGACGCCGGAGCGGTCGTGCTGCCCGCCAGCCCCGGGTTCTACGGCTCCGGGGCGCAGGCCACGGCGCAGCAGCTCATCGACTTCATCGCGGGCAAGGCGTTGGACGCCATGGGTGTGGAGCACACGCTCCTGACCCGGTGGAAGGGCGAACTCAATGCTCAGCGCAACCCGTTGGGCGGGCCGTAA
- a CDS encoding SigE family RNA polymerase sigma factor: MSNHEAEFREFVGAQIESLRGLAYLTCGDWQVAEDAVLAALARLYVKWARVDNHDAYARTAVVRAAIDETRRPWWRREQSHSHAMPDVPAPDVIPHADDRVHLRRALLQVPVKHRAVLVLRFLEGLSVPQTAAALRCPEGTVKAYTSRGLETLRGILGVEPDLDERTEARHEAV; the protein is encoded by the coding sequence GTGAGCAACCACGAGGCCGAGTTCCGGGAGTTCGTCGGGGCGCAGATAGAGTCGCTGCGCGGGCTGGCCTACCTCACGTGCGGCGACTGGCAGGTGGCCGAGGACGCCGTTCTCGCGGCCCTGGCCCGGCTCTACGTGAAGTGGGCGCGGGTCGACAACCACGACGCCTATGCCCGTACGGCGGTGGTCCGTGCGGCGATCGACGAGACCCGCCGGCCGTGGTGGCGGCGCGAGCAGTCGCACAGCCACGCCATGCCCGACGTCCCGGCGCCCGATGTGATCCCGCACGCCGACGACCGGGTGCACCTGCGCCGGGCGCTCCTGCAGGTGCCGGTGAAACACCGGGCCGTGCTGGTGCTGCGGTTTCTGGAAGGGCTCAGCGTCCCGCAGACCGCGGCCGCGCTGCGCTGCCCCGAGGGGACGGTCAAGGCGTACACGTCCCGGGGCCTCGAGACCCTGCGCGGCATCTTGGGCGTCGAGCCCGATCTCGACGAGCGGACGGAGGCGCGCCATGAAGCTGTCTGA
- a CDS encoding SigE family RNA polymerase sigma factor yields the protein MSDRDAEFRDFVTARLDPLRALAYLTCGDWQVAEDAAVTALSKLYLRWGKVDHPEAYARTIAVRAAIDETRRPWWRREQSHGDALPELPVDGEQHEIDERLRIRQALSRLPVKLRAVLVLRYLEELSVQETAAALRCPEGTVKAYTSRGLEALREILDERKEGRRAFRHG from the coding sequence GTGAGTGACAGAGACGCCGAGTTCCGGGACTTCGTGACCGCCCGGCTCGACCCGCTGCGCGCGCTCGCCTACCTGACGTGCGGCGACTGGCAGGTGGCCGAGGACGCCGCCGTCACCGCCCTGAGCAAGCTCTATCTGCGGTGGGGCAAGGTCGACCACCCCGAGGCGTACGCCCGCACGATCGCCGTGCGGGCGGCCATCGACGAGACCCGGCGGCCGTGGTGGCGACGCGAACAGTCGCACGGCGACGCCCTGCCCGAGCTGCCGGTGGACGGCGAGCAGCACGAGATCGACGAGCGGCTGCGGATCCGGCAGGCCCTGAGCCGGTTGCCGGTGAAACTGCGTGCGGTGCTGGTGCTGCGCTATCTCGAAGAGCTGAGCGTGCAGGAGACGGCGGCCGCGCTTCGCTGCCCCGAAGGCACGGTGAAGGCGTACACGTCGAGGGGCCTGGAGGCGTTGCGGGAAATCCTGGACGAGCGGAAGGAGGGGCGACGTGCGTTCCGACATGGGTGA
- the mqnP gene encoding menaquinone biosynthesis prenyltransferase MqnP, with protein sequence MTAVAAVPEKPGKVKAFLRLVAIEHSVFALPFAYLSAFVALDRLGTGVHWLDLLLITVAMVSGRTFAMAANRILDRKIDALNPRTQNRELVTGAVSLRTAWTGAAVSLVVLFAAAGLLNPLCLVLSPLAVIPLVIYPYAKRFTNFPHYVLALAQAVAPVGAWLGITGTFDGSGPAWLLGVAVGLWIGGFDIIYACQDVEVDRKIGVHSTPARFGVRTALHISTVTHVVTFALFVWFGQVVGLSWLWWVGLVLTAAAFIYQHIVVTPNDLSKVNRAFFTANGFVGIALFVFALLDLMLL encoded by the coding sequence ATGACAGCGGTCGCGGCGGTGCCCGAGAAACCCGGCAAGGTCAAGGCGTTCCTGCGCCTGGTCGCGATCGAGCACTCGGTGTTCGCGCTGCCGTTCGCCTACCTGTCGGCCTTCGTCGCGCTCGACCGGCTGGGCACCGGCGTCCACTGGCTCGATCTGCTGCTGATCACTGTCGCGATGGTTTCCGGCCGTACGTTCGCCATGGCGGCCAACCGCATCCTCGACCGCAAGATCGATGCCCTCAATCCCCGGACGCAGAACCGCGAGCTCGTCACCGGCGCGGTCTCCTTGCGCACGGCGTGGACGGGCGCCGCGGTCTCGCTGGTCGTGCTCTTCGCCGCGGCCGGCCTGCTCAACCCGCTCTGTCTCGTGCTGTCGCCGCTCGCCGTGATCCCGCTGGTGATCTATCCGTACGCCAAGCGGTTCACGAACTTCCCGCACTACGTGCTGGCCCTGGCCCAGGCGGTGGCCCCGGTCGGCGCCTGGCTCGGCATCACCGGCACCTTCGACGGCTCCGGCCCGGCCTGGCTGCTCGGTGTCGCCGTCGGCCTGTGGATCGGCGGCTTCGACATCATCTACGCCTGCCAGGACGTCGAGGTCGACCGCAAGATCGGGGTGCATTCCACCCCGGCCCGGTTCGGCGTCCGCACGGCCCTGCACATCTCCACCGTCACTCACGTGGTGACCTTCGCGCTGTTCGTCTGGTTCGGCCAGGTGGTGGGTCTGAGCTGGCTCTGGTGGGTCGGCCTGGTGCTGACGGCGGCCGCGTTCATCTATCAGCACATCGTCGTCACGCCGAACGACCTGTCGAAGGTCAACCGGGCCTTCTTCACGGCCAACGGCTTCGTTGGCATCGCGCTGTTCGTCTTCGCCCTGCTCGATCTGATGCTGTTGTAA
- a CDS encoding menaquinone biosynthesis decarboxylase: protein MAPRGFPYEDLQSFLDALEAAGELRRVSVPVDPTLEISEVVTRTVREGGPALLFERPTRGSMPLAINLFGTEKRMAMALGVESLDEVGDRIGALTKPELPVGWSGIREGLGKVLQLKSLPPRKVKTAPCQEVVLSGDEVDLGLLPGLQIWPDDGGIYHNFGLTHTKHPETGKRNLGLYRLQQHSKNTLGMHWQIHKDSTAHHAVAERLGQRLPVAIAIGCDPVVSYSASAPLPADIDEYLFAGFLRGERVEMVDCLTVPLQVPAQAQIVLEGYLEPGERLPEGPFGDHTGFYTPVEPFPVLHIETMTMRKKPIYHSIITSQPPQEDHGLGKATERIFLPLIKILIPDIVDYDLPSAGVFHNCAIISIRKRYPKHAQKVMNAVWGAHSLAMTKLVVIVDEDCNVHDYNEVAFRAFGNVDYSRDLLLTEGPVDHLDHASYQQFWGGKAGIDATRKLPAEGYSRGWPEEMTMTPEVISLVDKRWKEYGI from the coding sequence ATGGCGCCTCGTGGGTTTCCCTATGAAGATCTGCAGAGCTTTCTCGACGCCCTGGAGGCGGCCGGAGAGTTGCGGAGGGTGAGCGTTCCGGTCGACCCCACGCTGGAAATCAGCGAAGTGGTGACACGCACCGTTCGCGAGGGCGGCCCGGCCCTGCTGTTCGAGCGGCCCACCCGCGGCTCCATGCCGTTGGCGATCAACCTCTTCGGCACCGAAAAGCGGATGGCGATGGCCCTCGGGGTCGAAAGTCTTGACGAAGTGGGCGACCGCATTGGTGCGCTGACCAAACCGGAGCTTCCGGTCGGTTGGTCCGGCATTCGCGAGGGCCTGGGCAAGGTGCTTCAGCTCAAGTCGTTGCCGCCTCGCAAGGTCAAGACGGCGCCCTGTCAGGAGGTCGTGCTCTCCGGCGACGAGGTCGACCTCGGCCTGCTGCCCGGCCTGCAGATCTGGCCCGATGACGGCGGCATCTACCACAACTTCGGGCTCACCCACACCAAGCACCCCGAGACCGGCAAGCGCAATCTCGGGCTCTACCGCCTGCAGCAGCACTCGAAGAACACGCTCGGCATGCACTGGCAGATCCACAAGGACTCCACGGCCCACCACGCCGTGGCCGAGCGGCTCGGGCAGCGCCTGCCGGTGGCCATCGCGATCGGCTGCGACCCGGTGGTGAGCTACTCGGCGAGCGCGCCGCTGCCCGCCGACATCGACGAATACCTGTTCGCCGGCTTCCTGCGGGGTGAGCGGGTCGAGATGGTCGACTGCCTGACCGTGCCGCTCCAGGTGCCGGCTCAGGCCCAGATCGTGCTGGAGGGTTATCTGGAGCCCGGTGAGCGGCTGCCCGAGGGCCCGTTCGGCGACCACACCGGCTTCTACACCCCGGTCGAGCCGTTCCCGGTGCTGCACATCGAGACCATGACCATGCGGAAGAAGCCGATCTACCACTCGATCATCACGTCGCAGCCGCCGCAGGAGGACCACGGTCTGGGCAAGGCCACCGAGCGCATCTTCCTGCCGCTGATCAAAATCCTGATCCCCGACATCGTCGACTACGACCTGCCGTCGGCCGGCGTCTTCCACAACTGCGCGATCATCTCGATCCGCAAGCGTTACCCCAAGCACGCGCAGAAGGTGATGAACGCGGTCTGGGGTGCCCACTCGCTGGCGATGACCAAGCTGGTCGTGATCGTGGACGAGGACTGCAACGTCCACGACTACAACGAGGTCGCGTTCCGCGCCTTCGGCAACGTCGACTACAGCCGCGACCTGCTGCTCACCGAGGGCCCCGTCGACCACCTCGACCACGCTTCCTACCAGCAGTTCTGGGGCGGCAAGGCGGGCATCGACGCCACCCGTAAGCTGCCGGCGGAGGGCTATTCGAGAGGCTGGCCCGAGGAGATGACGATGACGCCCGAGGTGATCAGCCTCGTGGACAAGCGCTGGAAGGAGTACGGCATATGA
- the ccsB gene encoding c-type cytochrome biogenesis protein CcsB translates to MAELSNQLMAAAVLLYLAAMICYAGEYAFGKRSRIGRAAVRPARQLVGSGAPVDEVPDDVEPPVTTKRDRGELVGRIAVGLNVVAVLLHLGGLVTRGVAADRMPWGNMYEYILATTFIASAVWIGIVLARPAVRHLGLFAALALVVMLGAASMIAYTPVGPLVPALHSYWFIIHVSTIIIGSGIFLIGAVPAAMFLIRDGYDQGKRKFPYTLGKHVPNAVALERLTFRLHAFAFPLFTFGALIAGPIWAEASWGRYWGWDPKEVWAFISWIVYAGYLHARATPSVKRRVATWIALVGFVTMLMNLFGVNLFFEGLHSYANAG, encoded by the coding sequence ATGGCGGAGTTGTCGAATCAACTGATGGCGGCGGCTGTCCTGCTCTATCTGGCCGCGATGATCTGTTACGCGGGGGAGTACGCGTTCGGCAAGCGCAGCCGCATCGGCCGCGCCGCCGTGCGCCCGGCCAGGCAGCTCGTGGGCTCGGGAGCCCCGGTCGACGAGGTCCCGGACGACGTGGAGCCGCCCGTCACCACGAAGCGCGACCGCGGCGAGCTGGTCGGCCGGATCGCCGTCGGACTCAACGTCGTCGCCGTGCTGCTGCATCTCGGCGGCCTGGTCACCCGCGGTGTCGCGGCCGACCGGATGCCGTGGGGCAACATGTACGAGTACATCCTGGCCACCACGTTCATCGCCTCGGCGGTGTGGATCGGCATCGTGCTCGCCCGCCCGGCCGTGCGTCACCTGGGCCTGTTCGCCGCGCTGGCGCTGGTCGTCATGCTCGGCGCGGCCAGCATGATCGCCTACACCCCGGTCGGCCCGCTGGTGCCCGCGCTGCACTCGTACTGGTTCATCATCCACGTGTCGACGATCATCATCGGCTCCGGCATCTTCCTGATCGGTGCCGTGCCGGCCGCGATGTTCCTCATCCGCGACGGGTACGACCAGGGCAAACGCAAGTTCCCGTACACGCTGGGCAAGCACGTGCCCAACGCGGTCGCCCTGGAGCGTCTGACGTTCCGCCTGCACGCGTTCGCGTTCCCGCTGTTCACCTTTGGCGCGCTGATCGCGGGCCCGATCTGGGCCGAGGCCTCCTGGGGCCGCTACTGGGGCTGGGACCCCAAGGAGGTCTGGGCGTTCATCTCCTGGATCGTCTACGCCGGTTACCTGCACGCCCGGGCTACACCCAGCGTCAAGCGCCGGGTGGCGACCTGGATCGCGCTGGTCGGCTTCGTGACCATGCTGATGAACCTCTTCGGCGTCAACCTGTTCTTCGAGGGCCTGCACTCGTACGCCAACGCCGGCTGA
- the resB gene encoding cytochrome c biogenesis protein ResB, translated as MTVTEERRAPASTPPPRLPHRLWALLRNSWRQLTSMRTALVLLFLLAIAAIPGSVFPQRSVNAERVSQYYQAHPDLAPWLERLGGFSVYASPWFASIYLLLFTSLIGCVVPRLLDHVRALRQAPPDAPKRLDRLPQSSPRWSRAGAPAEVARGIATGLRRRRFRTKLRQREDGSWTVSAEKGYLKETGNLLFHTALLAVLIGVGFGHWYGWHANRILISGNELGFCNTLTQYDDSTLGPRVHPADLPDFCLRLSDFDASFQDTGQPKSFSATVQVSQDNGPYETRKFTVNDPLRLDEANVYLLGHGYAPVLKYTDRYGVAQTKVVPFLPIDAMQTSEGVAQFPDVNIDPKTDKRDPALQVGFEGMFLPTAPTDGTARSIFPAENNPMLYLSAYRGDLGLDVGTPGSVYSLNQSQIASGDLKKVSGDRPYALKLGDTWTLEDGSKLEFIGTRPFATLSIRHDPTQTLALAGAVIGLLGLMLSLGGHRRRVWFTVQENAGLTGSPAESGGTLVTAGGLPRTDYPGFADEFKALVKAAEEGTP; from the coding sequence GTGACCGTCACCGAGGAGCGCCGGGCGCCCGCGTCGACGCCACCGCCCCGCCTGCCCCATCGGCTCTGGGCGCTGCTGCGCAACTCGTGGCGGCAACTGACCAGCATGCGTACGGCGCTGGTGCTGCTCTTCCTGCTGGCGATCGCGGCCATCCCGGGCTCGGTCTTCCCGCAGCGCTCGGTCAACGCGGAACGGGTCTCGCAGTATTACCAGGCCCACCCCGATCTGGCTCCCTGGCTGGAACGGCTGGGCGGTTTCTCGGTCTACGCCTCGCCCTGGTTCGCCTCGATCTATCTGCTGCTGTTCACGTCGCTGATCGGCTGTGTCGTGCCGCGGCTGCTCGACCACGTGCGCGCGCTGCGTCAGGCCCCGCCGGACGCACCCAAGCGGCTGGACCGGCTGCCCCAGAGCTCCCCGCGGTGGTCACGGGCCGGCGCGCCGGCCGAGGTGGCCCGCGGCATCGCCACCGGCCTGCGCCGCCGCCGGTTCCGCACCAAGCTGCGGCAGCGCGAGGACGGCAGCTGGACGGTCTCGGCCGAGAAGGGCTACCTCAAGGAGACCGGCAACCTGCTGTTCCACACCGCCCTGCTGGCCGTGCTGATCGGCGTGGGGTTCGGCCACTGGTACGGCTGGCACGCCAACCGGATCCTGATCAGCGGCAACGAGCTGGGCTTCTGCAACACCCTGACCCAGTACGACGACTCCACCCTCGGCCCGCGCGTGCACCCCGCCGACCTGCCCGACTTCTGCCTGCGGCTGAGCGACTTCGACGCCTCGTTCCAGGACACCGGCCAGCCCAAGAGCTTCTCGGCGACGGTGCAGGTCAGCCAGGACAACGGCCCGTACGAGACCCGCAAGTTCACGGTCAACGACCCGCTGCGGCTCGACGAGGCGAACGTCTACCTGCTCGGCCACGGGTACGCGCCGGTCCTGAAGTACACCGACCGCTACGGCGTCGCACAGACCAAGGTCGTGCCGTTCCTGCCGATCGACGCCATGCAGACCAGTGAGGGCGTCGCGCAGTTCCCCGACGTCAACATCGACCCCAAGACCGACAAACGGGACCCCGCGCTGCAGGTGGGCTTCGAGGGGATGTTCCTGCCGACCGCGCCCACCGACGGCACCGCGCGCTCGATCTTCCCGGCCGAGAACAACCCGATGCTCTACCTCAGCGCGTACCGCGGCGACCTGGGGCTCGACGTCGGCACACCCGGTTCGGTCTACTCGCTCAACCAGTCGCAGATCGCGAGCGGCGACCTCAAGAAGGTCAGCGGAGACCGGCCGTACGCGCTCAAGCTGGGCGACACGTGGACCCTGGAGGACGGCAGCAAGCTCGAGTTCATCGGCACCCGGCCGTTCGCCACGCTGTCCATCCGGCACGACCCCACGCAGACGCTGGCCCTGGCGGGCGCGGTGATCGGGCTGCTCGGCCTGATGCTCTCGCTGGGCGGTCACCGGCGGCGGGTGTGGTTCACCGTGCAGGAGAATGCCGGCCTGACGGGTTCGCCCGCAGAGTCCGGCGGTACGTTGGTCACGGCCGGTGGCCTGCCGCGCACCGACTATCCCGGTTTCGCAGACGAGTTCAAGGCCCTGGTGAAAGCCGCCGAGGAAGGAACGCCCTGA